From one Acidobacteriota bacterium genomic stretch:
- a CDS encoding carboxypeptidase regulatory-like domain-containing protein produces MRLISRICLVLLVTVLATAAWAGETGSVSGFVKDGSGLAVPGATVKITGAQAPYTTVSNANGAFKFGVLLPGDYVVSADLKGLGSAKQSVKVFVDNDAQVTLTLVSAAKAEVVVTGSIAEIDKKSSESQLQLHRQHPQGPPALADLPGRHQDHPRRRHRHERNRLRLHVRRHAPGQQVPPRRRQRDEPGLRRPRRRHEPARHRGLQRQEGRHHGRVRPDVGRDDQRRHEVGNEPDRGLRPGELLAVRFPGEPAVRHPVRHGPHQRPGERRVPDHQGHAVRLRLRRLLRRQDHRPVGHARRRHDDAARLEVAQRRLLREADLLRRPVPSRQRRLPRSPGEVHRPVQLDLRPGDRRSGRRHDELHRQPLGRLVPVEEHDRRGEGRLPRGERHLGGADGARAVPARRHQPQEPRRVRRVRRPGPQRRQRGRARVRRDRGEVQAHRTQGRAHAVLRRGLEPARVQARRRLRSGRERHRARDERMGHLGHRPDVPGVGVRHVRVRHGSRPVLHVPARPVLAGADVLGVPPGHDLDEEPHDLPRRSRQQGRLRPALQGRQRVRTDRDARAHGRHAVQLHDVRLEPADPAAPRHHLEPEPAFQRQVLRHVRPVRGPRSEVHGSLVRSLPHPSGPGLLQRDDGRLPRFAVPRLVRRQGHPARPQAPVQRRVLGRLLRGRDEGPHLRRLLPVPQPEERLRRRADRREQLLRLLPGEELLQRAPYVRRPHPRHPEAVRELLVRGHEHHVQQALRQLGRGLHDRRLQHVFVHGGRAGLEQRRPEPVRPSRTGPPDHLQADGLVRPAARLRRRRLPPRPERNPVGGPWRHPVDDVRPLPRAGRHEPPPDVDDRRPAPRLQPEVRGQHGRPHRGARRERLRHADGHQRQLDQVQRRVRGRQPSREPRLAADQPAERELRQRDQLGVAPPVHGHRAPRLLERASQPGFPRRPGGNAGPFHFIRSSAARRARAFS; encoded by the coding sequence ATGCGGTTGATCTCGCGAATCTGTCTCGTGCTCCTCGTCACCGTCCTTGCGACGGCGGCGTGGGCCGGTGAGACCGGCTCCGTCTCTGGTTTCGTCAAGGACGGCAGCGGCCTTGCGGTCCCCGGCGCCACGGTGAAAATCACCGGCGCGCAGGCGCCCTACACGACCGTCTCGAATGCGAACGGCGCGTTCAAGTTCGGGGTCCTGCTGCCGGGCGACTACGTCGTTTCGGCCGACCTCAAGGGCCTCGGATCGGCGAAACAGTCGGTCAAGGTCTTCGTCGACAACGACGCGCAGGTCACGCTCACGCTCGTATCGGCCGCGAAGGCTGAGGTCGTCGTGACCGGCTCGATCGCCGAGATCGACAAGAAGTCGTCCGAGAGTCAACTTCAACTACACCGACAACACCCTCAAGGACCTCCCGCTCTCGCGGACCTACCAGGGCGTCATCAAGATCATCCCCGGCGCCGCCACCGACACGAGCGGAATCGGCTACGTCTCCATGTCCGGCGGCACGCGCCAGGACAACAAGTACCTCCTCGACGGCGTCAACGTGACGAACCCGGGCTACGGCGCCCTCGGCGTCGACACGAACCAGCTCGACATCGCGGACTTCAACGTCAAGAAGGCCGGCATCACGGCCGAGTTCGGCCGGACGTCGGGCGCGATGATCAACGTCGTCACGAAGTCGGGAACGAACCAGATCGCGGGCTCCGTCCAGGTGAACTACTCGCCGTCCGATTTCCAGGCGAGCCGGCAGTTCGACACCCAGTCCGACACGGACCTCATCAACGCCCAGGCGAACGTCGGGTTCCCGATCATCAAGGACACGCTGTTCGGCTACGTCTCCGGCGCCTACTACGACGCCAAGACCACCGGCCAGTCGGCCACGCTCGGCGGCGTCACGACGACGCAGCCCGACTCGAAGTCGCACAACGGCGACTACTTCGGGAAGCTGACCTACTTCGGCGGCCAGTCCCTTCTCGTCAACGCAGGCTTCCGCGCTCTCCCGGCGAAGTCCACCGACCAGTTCAACTCGATCTACGACCTGGCGACCGCCGCTCAGGGCGCCGACACGACGAACTACATCGGCAACCTCTCGGTCGACTGGTTCCTGTCGAAGAACACGATCGTCGAGGCGAAGGGCGTCTACCTCGAGGAGAACGACACCTCGGCGGCGCAGACGGTGCTCGCGCCGTTCCAGCCCGCCGTCATCAACCCCAAGAACCTCGGCGCGTACGGCGCGTACGGCGACCCGGCCCGCAACGGCGGCAACGTGGGCGTGCCCGAGTTCGCCGAGACCGGGGAGAAGTACAAGCGCACCGAACTCAAGGCCGCGCTCACGCAGTACTTCGACGCGGGCTCGAGCCAGCACGCGTTCAAGCTCGGCGGCGGTTACGAAGCGGCCGAGAACGACACCGTGCGCGCGACGAACGGATGGGGCATCTGGGCCACCGGCCAGACGTGCCCGGCGTCGGTGTGCGGCACGTCCGTGTCCGGCACGGTTCGCGCCCGGTACTACACGTCCCAGCCCGTCCAGTACTCGCGGGCGCGGACGTACTCGGCGTTCCTCCAGGACACGATCTCGATGAAGAACCTCACGATCTACCTCGGCGTTCTCGTCAACAAGGACGACTTCGCCCAGCTCTGCAAGGCCGGCAACGTGTGCGGACCGACCGGGACGCCCGCGCTCACGGAAGACACGCGGTTCAACTTCATGACGTTCGACTGGAGCCAGCAGATCCAGCCGCGCCTCGGCATCACCTGGAACCCGAACCTGCTTTCCAGCGACAAGTTCTACGCCACGTACGGCCAGTACGCGGGCCTCGATCTGAAGTCCACGGCTCGCTCGTTCGCTCCCTACCGCATCCGTCAGGACCAGGCCTACTTCAACGGGACGACGGGCGTCTTCCTCGGTTCGCAGTACCGCGGCTCGTCCGGCGGCAAGGTCATCCCGCCCGACCTCAAGCCCCCGTACAGCGAAGAGTTCTCGGTCGGCTACTCCGCGGCCGCGACGAAGGACCTCACCTTCGACGTCTACTACCAGTACCGCAACCTGAGGAACGCCTTCGAAGACGTGCCGATCGACGTGAACAACTACTTCGGCTCCTTCCAGGCGAAGAACTTCTTCAACGCGCGCCGTACGTACGACGCCCTCACCCTCGACATCCAGAAGCGGTACGCGAACTGCTGGTACGCGGACATGAACATCACGTTCAGCAGGCTCTACGGCAACTGGGACGAGGACTACACGACCGGCGTCTTCAACACGTCTTCGTTCATGGAGGACGAGCCGGGCTGGAACAGCGCCGACCCGAACCGGTACGGCCATCTCGGACAGGACCGCCCGATCATCTTCAAGCTGATGGGCTCGTACGACCTGCCGCTCGGCTTCGTCGTCGGCGGCTTCCTCCGCGTCCAGAGCGGAACCCCGTGGGAGGCCCGTGGAGGCACCCCGTCGACGACGTCCGGCCGCTACCTCGAGCAGGCCGGCACGAACCGCCTCCCGACGTGGACGACCGTCGACCTGCTCCTCGCCTACAACCTGAAGTTCGGGGGCAACATGGCCGCCCGCATCGAGGCGCGCGTCGCGAACGTCTTCGACACGCAGACGGTCATCAGCGTCAACTCGATCAAGTACAACGACGGGTACGTGGACGGCAACCCAGCCGGGAACCTCGGCTGGCAGCAGACCAACCAGCCGAACGCGAACTTCGGCAACGCGACCAGCTGGGCGTCGCCCCGCCGGTTCACGGTCACCGCGCGCCTCGACTTCTAGAACGCGCCTCTCAACCCGGTTTTCCCAGACGGCCCGGCGGAAACGCCGGGCCGTTTCATTTCATCCGGTCGAGCG